One stretch of Sebaldella sp. S0638 DNA includes these proteins:
- the argB gene encoding acetylglutamate kinase, producing the protein MISNHEKADILIEALPFIRKYYGKTVVIKYGGSAMADEEIREEFIKDVVLMKYVGINPVIIHGGGPEINLMLKKLGKETEFVEGNRVSDIETVEVAEMILSAKLNKGIVADINKHGGKAVGLSGKDGNLILAKKKYIEKDDQKLDIGFVGEVVKINPEIIEILAEKDYIPVISSIGQDLEGNTYNINADYVAGEIAGVLNAFRLLFLTDVDGILKDHNDKSTLIPEISKAEVQKLIDEGIVTGGMLPKVNTCLNAVNKGVKNVIILNGKVKHSILLELFTYEGFGTMIKSD; encoded by the coding sequence ATGATAAGCAATCATGAAAAAGCGGATATACTAATAGAAGCCCTGCCGTTTATACGAAAATATTACGGAAAGACAGTAGTAATAAAATACGGCGGAAGTGCAATGGCAGACGAGGAAATAAGGGAAGAATTCATAAAGGATGTCGTGCTTATGAAATATGTAGGAATAAACCCTGTAATTATCCATGGAGGCGGGCCTGAAATAAATCTTATGCTGAAAAAACTCGGGAAAGAAACCGAGTTTGTGGAAGGAAACAGAGTAAGTGATATTGAAACAGTGGAAGTAGCGGAAATGATCCTTTCAGCCAAGCTGAATAAAGGAATCGTGGCAGATATAAATAAGCACGGCGGGAAAGCTGTGGGATTGAGCGGAAAAGACGGCAATCTTATTCTTGCCAAGAAAAAGTACATAGAAAAAGATGATCAGAAGCTGGATATAGGTTTTGTCGGCGAGGTAGTGAAGATAAATCCCGAAATAATAGAGATACTTGCGGAAAAAGATTATATCCCGGTGATATCATCAATAGGTCAGGATCTCGAAGGAAATACCTATAATATCAATGCAGATTATGTAGCCGGTGAAATAGCAGGAGTTCTTAATGCATTCAGACTTTTATTCCTTACAGATGTAGACGGTATATTAAAAGATCATAATGATAAATCAACTTTGATACCTGAAATAAGTAAAGCAGAGGTGCAAAAACTGATAGATGAAGGAATTGTCACAGGGGGGATGCTGCCTAAGGTAAATACCTGCCTAAATGCTGTTAATAAAGGTGTAAAAAATGTTATAATACTAAATGGAAAAGTAAAACATTCGATCCTTCTGGAACTGTTTACATATGAAGGATTCGGTACTATGATAAAAAGTGACTGA
- a CDS encoding GNAT family N-acetyltransferase translates to MIRSVRLSDAGAIAGIYNYYVKETMVTFETEEIDIKEMEKRIMETLEYGYPFIVHEEEGIVTGYAYVRKWRERISHNNTLETSVYVDKDKKTKGTGKKLYNSLIEKCREAGFHVLIGVLANTNTASKKLHKNTGFKKTGHFKEAANKFGKFIDVEFWSLILKTA, encoded by the coding sequence ATGATTAGAAGTGTAAGATTAAGCGATGCCGGAGCAATAGCCGGAATATATAATTATTATGTAAAAGAAACAATGGTTACTTTTGAAACAGAGGAAATAGATATAAAAGAAATGGAAAAAAGAATAATGGAAACGCTGGAATACGGTTATCCGTTTATTGTTCATGAAGAAGAGGGAATCGTAACAGGTTATGCTTATGTAAGAAAATGGAGAGAACGGATATCACATAACAATACGCTGGAAACAAGTGTATATGTGGATAAAGATAAGAAAACAAAAGGAACTGGGAAAAAGCTTTATAACTCATTAATAGAAAAATGCAGAGAAGCAGGCTTTCATGTATTAATCGGAGTTTTGGCGAATACAAATACTGCGAGCAAAAAGCTTCATAAAAATACCGGATTTAAGAAAACAGGACATTTTAAAGAAGCGGCAAATAAATTCGGAAAGTTTATAGATGTGGAATTCTGGTCATTGATATTAAAAACTGCATGA
- the argC gene encoding N-acetyl-gamma-glutamyl-phosphate reductase encodes MIKVGVVGATGYAGQQLLWILNMHKETEIKFISSNSYEGKDISEVYGNYKKYFGQKLISQEEAGTKLSEIDVLFLALPHGMSEKLAGQALKSGVKVIDLGADFRLDDSETYENWYKVKHETPEINKQAVYGLPELYREKIKESSIIAAPGCYPTSAILASAPLLKKNLVKTENIIVDSKSGVSGAGRGLKTDSLFTEVNENFKAYNLFMHRHTPEIEQEMGKAAGKETSVIFTPHLLPINRGILSTLYLDMTEEITEEEIYKIYEEFYKDDYFVRISKELPEIKNIKNTNICEIGIRADIKKKKIIVVSVIDNLIKGAGGQAVQAMNIMFGLPETEGLDYLSMYV; translated from the coding sequence ATGATAAAAGTAGGAGTGGTAGGAGCCACAGGTTATGCAGGACAGCAGCTTTTGTGGATTCTGAATATGCATAAGGAAACTGAAATAAAATTTATATCTTCAAACAGCTATGAAGGAAAGGATATTTCAGAAGTATACGGTAACTATAAAAAATATTTCGGGCAGAAACTTATCTCACAGGAAGAAGCGGGAACAAAACTTAGTGAAATAGATGTTTTATTTCTGGCTCTTCCCCACGGAATGTCTGAAAAGCTCGCAGGGCAGGCGTTGAAATCAGGAGTAAAAGTAATAGACCTTGGAGCGGATTTTCGTCTTGATGATTCTGAAACATATGAAAACTGGTACAAAGTAAAACATGAGACCCCTGAAATAAATAAACAGGCTGTCTACGGACTTCCTGAACTATACAGGGAAAAAATAAAAGAAAGCAGTATAATAGCTGCGCCGGGATGTTATCCCACATCGGCAATACTGGCATCAGCACCGTTATTAAAGAAAAATCTGGTAAAGACAGAAAATATAATTGTAGATTCCAAGTCAGGAGTTTCGGGAGCAGGAAGAGGATTAAAAACAGATTCGCTTTTTACAGAGGTAAATGAAAATTTCAAGGCATATAATCTGTTTATGCACAGACATACACCTGAAATAGAACAGGAAATGGGAAAGGCGGCAGGAAAGGAAACATCAGTAATCTTTACGCCACATCTGCTTCCTATAAACAGAGGAATACTTTCCACGCTGTATCTGGATATGACAGAGGAAATAACCGAGGAAGAGATTTATAAGATATATGAGGAATTCTACAAAGATGATTATTTTGTAAGAATAAGCAAAGAGCTTCCTGAAATTAAGAACATAAAAAATACAAATATTTGTGAGATAGGAATAAGGGCAGACATTAAGAAAAAGAAAATAATAGTAGTGTCTGTAATAGATAATCTCATAAAGGGTGCAGGAGGACAGGCTGTGCAGGCTATGAACATTATGTTCGGGCTTCCTGAAACAGAAGGACTGGACTATCTGTCTATGTATGTATAA
- a CDS encoding YARHG domain-containing protein gives MKKVITASICIMVLLFTSAFSAEEIYWGGEDLEGVTLKDFRKDTVSDISKYKGEYHFGESEGESTLKIIVTPAGKVYAQLYWAEYNVKKNKWDLIVDNYNNVKIEGNKIVVSGMNAEFMIYTKENVRGVLETVTENGKKSYEFGNYSGELYMPGKYPEMSTREITKEELSKKSKEELKIMRNEVYARYNMSFKKGGDMDKYFSKQDWYYSNVENAEKFLSQLEKDNIKLVLEIEKQK, from the coding sequence ATGAAAAAAGTAATTACAGCAAGCATATGTATAATGGTATTATTATTTACATCTGCATTTAGTGCAGAGGAGATTTACTGGGGAGGAGAAGACTTAGAAGGTGTAACCTTAAAAGATTTCAGGAAAGATACTGTCAGTGATATCTCCAAATATAAAGGTGAGTACCACTTTGGCGAATCAGAGGGAGAATCTACGCTCAAAATAATTGTAACACCGGCAGGGAAAGTATATGCACAGCTTTATTGGGCAGAGTATAATGTTAAAAAGAACAAATGGGATTTGATTGTAGATAATTATAATAATGTGAAAATAGAAGGAAATAAAATAGTCGTTTCAGGAATGAATGCAGAATTCATGATATACACCAAAGAAAATGTAAGGGGAGTACTGGAGACTGTTACTGAAAACGGAAAGAAAAGTTATGAATTCGGTAATTACAGCGGAGAGCTCTATATGCCGGGGAAATATCCGGAAATGTCCACAAGAGAGATTACAAAAGAAGAGCTTTCTAAAAAATCAAAAGAAGAATTAAAAATAATGAGAAATGAAGTTTATGCAAGATACAACATGAGTTTCAAAAAAGGCGGGGATATGGACAAGTATTTCTCAAAGCAGGACTGGTATTACAGCAATGTGGAAAATGCAGAGAAGTTTTTATCACAGCTGGAAAAGGATAATATAAAGCTTGTTCTTGAAATAGAGAAGCAAAAATAA
- a CDS encoding DUF488 domain-containing protein, with the protein MNSIICERVYDSEIQEGYRILADRLWPRGVKKEELQYDIWFKEITPTPEIRKEFGHKEENFEIFKKKYLNELNMNPKREEFVQLVSEKLKKENVILLYAAKDTVFNHAVILKEWLEEKLK; encoded by the coding sequence TTGAACAGCATTATATGTGAAAGGGTTTATGATTCTGAAATACAGGAAGGATACAGAATTCTGGCAGACCGCTTATGGCCCAGAGGAGTTAAAAAAGAAGAACTCCAATATGATATATGGTTTAAAGAGATTACACCGACACCGGAAATCAGAAAAGAATTCGGTCATAAGGAAGAAAATTTTGAGATATTTAAGAAAAAATATCTGAACGAGCTGAATATGAATCCCAAAAGAGAAGAATTCGTACAGCTGGTATCAGAGAAATTAAAAAAGGAAAATGTAATTTTGTTATACGCAGCAAAGGATACTGTTTTTAATCATGCTGTGATTTTGAAAGAGTGGCTTGAAGAAAAACTGAAATGA
- the argJ gene encoding bifunctional glutamate N-acetyltransferase/amino-acid acetyltransferase ArgJ, which produces MDVIKNGTITDVKGFKAAGITAGLKKSGKKDLALIYSEYKAVSAAVFTKNMVKAAPILVDMENIKSENTQAIVVNSGNANACTGESGYINAKKMTEVIAEKLNLLPAEVLVESTGIIGVQMDMEKVTKGLESVVAELSEDGGHNAGEAIMTTDTFPKNTAVKMNIDGKEVTIAGIAKGSGMIHPNMATMLAFLVTDVSIDKKLLQKAFSESTDDSYNMVSVDGDTSTNDMAGILANGAAENTKITDENSEGYKTFKEALNFVNKELAKSIAKDGEGATKLIEVTAKNARTMEDAKKVSKSVVTSSLFKAAVFGSDANWGRILCAVGYSGAELIVDKIEIFIKGENQMIQVAKNGMGIEFSEEEVEKILKEEKVGVIVNLNDGNHDATAWGCDLTYDYVKINADYRT; this is translated from the coding sequence ATGGATGTAATTAAGAACGGAACAATTACAGATGTAAAAGGATTTAAGGCCGCCGGAATTACTGCGGGACTGAAAAAAAGCGGGAAAAAAGATCTGGCATTGATCTATAGCGAATATAAAGCAGTATCTGCCGCAGTATTTACGAAAAATATGGTAAAAGCTGCACCGATACTTGTGGACATGGAAAATATAAAATCGGAAAATACACAGGCAATTGTGGTAAACAGCGGGAATGCCAATGCGTGTACAGGAGAAAGCGGTTATATAAATGCAAAGAAAATGACAGAAGTAATTGCTGAAAAGCTGAATTTACTGCCGGCAGAAGTTTTGGTAGAGTCAACTGGAATTATAGGCGTGCAGATGGATATGGAGAAAGTAACGAAAGGGCTTGAAAGCGTGGTTGCCGAACTTAGCGAAGACGGAGGGCATAATGCCGGCGAAGCAATAATGACTACAGATACTTTTCCTAAGAATACAGCAGTAAAAATGAATATTGACGGAAAAGAAGTGACGATAGCCGGAATAGCCAAAGGATCCGGAATGATACATCCTAATATGGCAACAATGCTTGCATTTCTGGTCACAGACGTGAGTATAGATAAAAAACTGCTGCAAAAAGCATTTTCTGAAAGTACAGATGATTCTTACAATATGGTTTCAGTAGACGGAGATACAAGTACCAATGATATGGCAGGTATCCTTGCCAACGGTGCGGCCGAAAATACAAAAATAACTGATGAAAACAGTGAAGGATATAAGACTTTTAAGGAAGCTCTCAATTTTGTCAATAAAGAGCTTGCCAAATCTATAGCTAAAGACGGTGAAGGAGCAACAAAGCTCATAGAAGTAACTGCAAAAAATGCAAGAACAATGGAAGATGCCAAAAAAGTATCAAAATCTGTTGTTACTTCAAGCCTTTTTAAAGCAGCAGTATTTGGTTCAGATGCAAACTGGGGAAGAATATTATGTGCAGTGGGATATTCAGGTGCAGAGCTGATTGTGGATAAAATTGAGATATTTATAAAAGGGGAAAATCAGATGATTCAGGTGGCAAAAAACGGCATGGGAATAGAATTCAGCGAGGAAGAAGTGGAAAAAATACTAAAAGAGGAAAAAGTAGGAGTTATAGTTAATCTGAACGACGGTAATCATGATGCTACAGCATGGGGCTGTGATCTCACTTATGATTATGTAAAAATAAATGCTGATTACAGAACATAA
- a CDS encoding radical SAM protein, with the protein MKNTVQYKNITCKSALNKVSGGFPYKWDLNIYRGCIHNCKYCYALYSHKYINSNSDDFFNEIYVKTNIVEELDRQLSSKSWKHETINIGGVTDSYQAVEERNKIMPEILKLLIKHKNPAIISTKSTLILRDFDLIDELSRLTYINIASTITVTDKKTASMIETNASPPMERFHILKTFRKTNASVGMHTMPIIPYITDSLENIDSLFYYAKESDVHYVLPGILYLRGETRKSFFNFILRNYPELYKDIYMLYNNTEKRKEYKFKLYQNINSVKDKYSISFSYTNPMKEKMKRNQKEDLQLKLF; encoded by the coding sequence ATGAAAAATACTGTCCAATATAAAAATATTACATGTAAATCTGCTCTGAATAAAGTCAGCGGCGGTTTTCCGTATAAATGGGATCTGAATATATACAGAGGCTGTATTCATAACTGCAAATACTGTTATGCACTTTATTCCCACAAATATATAAATTCCAATTCAGATGACTTTTTTAATGAAATATATGTAAAAACCAACATTGTAGAAGAACTGGACAGACAGCTCAGTTCTAAATCATGGAAACACGAAACAATAAATATAGGCGGTGTAACGGACAGCTATCAGGCTGTGGAAGAACGCAATAAAATAATGCCTGAAATACTGAAACTTCTTATCAAACATAAGAATCCCGCAATTATTTCTACTAAATCCACACTTATATTAAGAGACTTTGATCTGATAGATGAATTATCAAGACTGACATATATAAATATCGCATCCACTATTACCGTTACTGACAAAAAAACTGCTTCCATGATCGAAACCAATGCTTCACCTCCGATGGAAAGATTCCATATTTTGAAAACTTTCAGAAAAACCAATGCTTCTGTAGGAATGCACACTATGCCTATTATTCCTTATATTACTGACAGTCTTGAAAATATTGATTCGTTGTTTTATTATGCCAAAGAAAGTGATGTTCATTATGTACTGCCCGGAATTCTTTATTTGAGAGGCGAAACGCGGAAATCATTTTTTAATTTTATTCTTCGGAATTATCCCGAACTCTATAAAGACATCTACATGCTTTATAATAATACTGAAAAAAGAAAAGAGTATAAATTTAAACTTTATCAAAATATCAACTCCGTAAAGGATAAATATTCTATTTCTTTTAGCTATACTAATCCAATGAAAGAAAAAATGAAAAGAAACCAAAAAGAAGATTTGCAGTTGAAGCTGTTTTAA
- a CDS encoding aspartate aminotransferase family protein has protein sequence MLLNVYNRFNVSFVKGKGVYLYDDQGNEYLDFVSGIAVNCLGHAHPVIANALKKQGETLIHISNLYHSNAQTKLVEKLTGLSEHERVFFSNSGTEAIELAIKIGRKYGNSIDKNKTEIIYMKDSFHGRSTGSLAITGQKKYQEPFEPLLPNVTECLFNDTEDLKSKVNKNTCAVILEPVQGESGIQTAAPEFLKALKELCDENNALLIFDEIQCGMGRMGTLFAYEQLGVVPDIVTIAKALGGGVPIGACLTKGKANDVMVPGDHGSTYGGNPLVCAVAYDVLTELVDNKVIEGVKAKGEYAIEKLNKLKDKYKLVEEIRGTGLLIGIKLDESVTARDFANKAFENKFLLIPAGNNVLRYFPPLNVTLEEIDKSIEKMEEILNIFEK, from the coding sequence ATGCTATTAAATGTATATAACAGGTTTAATGTAAGTTTTGTAAAAGGAAAAGGTGTGTATCTTTATGATGATCAGGGAAACGAATACCTTGATTTTGTATCGGGAATAGCTGTAAACTGTCTCGGACATGCTCATCCTGTCATAGCAAATGCTTTGAAAAAACAAGGGGAAACTCTTATACATATATCAAATTTATATCACAGTAATGCTCAGACTAAGCTCGTAGAAAAGCTTACAGGCTTAAGCGAACATGAAAGAGTATTCTTTTCAAACAGCGGAACTGAGGCTATAGAACTGGCTATAAAAATAGGAAGAAAATACGGGAACAGCATTGATAAAAATAAAACAGAAATAATTTACATGAAAGATTCATTTCATGGAAGAAGTACAGGTTCTCTTGCAATTACAGGACAGAAAAAATATCAGGAACCTTTCGAACCGCTTTTGCCTAATGTTACAGAATGTTTATTTAATGATACAGAGGATTTGAAATCAAAGGTAAATAAAAATACTTGTGCGGTAATACTGGAACCTGTTCAGGGGGAAAGCGGCATACAAACAGCAGCTCCTGAATTCCTGAAAGCTCTGAAAGAACTTTGTGATGAGAATAATGCTCTTTTGATATTCGACGAAATTCAGTGCGGAATGGGAAGAATGGGAACATTATTTGCTTATGAACAGCTAGGTGTAGTACCTGATATTGTTACTATAGCAAAGGCACTGGGAGGAGGAGTACCTATCGGTGCATGCCTGACTAAAGGAAAAGCCAATGATGTAATGGTACCCGGAGACCACGGCTCTACATACGGCGGTAATCCGCTGGTATGTGCTGTTGCCTATGATGTTCTTACGGAACTTGTGGATAATAAAGTCATTGAAGGAGTAAAGGCTAAAGGGGAATATGCTATAGAAAAACTTAATAAATTAAAAGATAAATATAAACTGGTGGAAGAAATAAGAGGAACAGGACTTCTTATAGGGATAAAGCTGGATGAAAGCGTAACAGCGAGAGATTTTGCAAATAAGGCATTTGAGAATAAATTCCTTCTTATTCCCGCAGGAAATAACGTTTTGAGATATTTTCCGCCGTTGAATGTTACTTTGGAAGAAATAGACAAGTCAATTGAAAAAATGGAAGAAATACTGAATATATTTGAAAAATAA